One genomic segment of Burkholderia multivorans ATCC BAA-247 includes these proteins:
- a CDS encoding type VI secretion system Vgr family protein, producing the protein MALFDASRTLSVSGAALPTYGGQSLLTPVRLTGGETIGELFEYVLELKTPDALAFSPSIAANVDLDALIGTEVTVSIQLEGRGHFIPGLAGGAGMGNIGAGMREITGIVSQAMIVREDGRSIVYALTLRPWLWHATKNSDCRIFQDMSVVEITDAVLSVYPFPVDKRLTTPRPNKVWPKRDIQRQHFESDWTFLQRLWEEWGIYYFFEHGEGKHRLVLCDSMGALQPLGDAYAELRYEPPNNRRIDEEHIHEFSVSHALTTGAVTAVDYDYTLPRANLTVTREDPRDTGLAHQERYSWGDYAQPQAGAAGLSGAHNEPRTEAEYLTLVQMQAWRCQGLRAHGKGNLRGMVAGQTFVLSHYPQEAANREYAVIACRLTIEEIGEASGAGQQYRCEAQFTVQPTNEPFRLLRTIAKPRMNGVEYAVVTCPDNQEIWTDAYGRVKLQFLWDRLGKNDERSSCWVRVAGAWHGDQFGGVFLPRRGQEVEVAFVNGDPDLPIVVGSAVNAFNMPPFALPANQALAGYRSKEIGGRRANTLAFDDTNGKIQTHLSSDEGCSQLNLGYITRIAGNAGRQEERGRGVELRTDGHGVFRAGRGMLLTTETRPNAQAHMTDMSETTARLEEAARWQSTIAQLAQQATAQDTNAHQEEVAEALAKQNAAVRGPQSRADDVFPELGAPHVVIAGAAGIQTTTPATTHIASGQHVALTSGAHIAASASESVLVSAQDSVRHFAARGGMKSVAADGDIDIHALQKAINLLALLEINVTSDTIHIKARKKLVLNGGGSYIELEQGSIKSGTSGVWVAHAATHYFPKPDEVPVELHVPKVCIECLLKAAKSGASIVPRL; encoded by the coding sequence ACGCTATCGGTTTCCGGCGCGGCGTTGCCGACGTACGGTGGCCAATCGCTCCTGACGCCGGTGAGGCTCACGGGCGGCGAGACGATAGGCGAGTTGTTCGAATACGTCCTGGAACTGAAGACGCCGGACGCGCTCGCGTTCTCGCCGAGCATCGCGGCGAACGTCGATCTCGATGCGTTGATCGGCACGGAAGTGACCGTATCGATTCAGCTCGAGGGCCGTGGGCATTTCATTCCGGGCCTTGCCGGTGGTGCCGGAATGGGAAATATCGGCGCAGGCATGCGCGAGATCACCGGCATTGTCAGTCAGGCGATGATCGTTCGCGAAGACGGCCGATCGATCGTCTATGCGCTGACGCTGCGACCGTGGCTCTGGCATGCGACCAAGAATAGCGACTGCCGCATTTTCCAGGACATGTCGGTTGTCGAGATCACGGACGCCGTGCTGTCGGTCTATCCGTTTCCGGTGGATAAACGGCTGACGACGCCTCGGCCGAACAAGGTATGGCCCAAGCGCGACATTCAGCGCCAGCATTTCGAAAGCGACTGGACGTTCCTGCAACGGTTGTGGGAAGAGTGGGGCATCTACTACTTCTTCGAGCACGGCGAAGGCAAGCATCGGCTCGTACTTTGCGATTCGATGGGCGCGCTCCAGCCGCTCGGCGACGCCTATGCCGAGCTTCGCTACGAACCGCCGAACAATCGGCGCATCGACGAGGAACATATCCACGAATTCTCGGTGTCACATGCGCTGACGACGGGCGCGGTGACGGCTGTCGACTACGACTACACGTTGCCGCGCGCGAATCTGACCGTGACGCGCGAAGATCCTCGCGATACGGGCCTCGCCCATCAGGAGCGCTATTCGTGGGGTGACTATGCACAGCCGCAAGCGGGTGCGGCCGGACTCTCCGGCGCGCACAACGAGCCGCGCACCGAAGCGGAATACCTCACGCTGGTGCAGATGCAGGCGTGGCGGTGTCAGGGATTGAGGGCACACGGCAAGGGCAATTTGCGCGGCATGGTCGCCGGGCAGACGTTCGTGCTCTCGCACTACCCGCAAGAGGCGGCGAATCGCGAGTATGCCGTGATTGCTTGCCGGCTGACGATCGAAGAGATCGGCGAAGCTTCCGGGGCCGGTCAGCAGTATCGGTGCGAAGCGCAGTTCACGGTGCAGCCGACCAATGAGCCGTTTCGTCTATTGCGCACGATTGCGAAGCCGCGGATGAACGGCGTCGAGTATGCCGTCGTGACGTGTCCCGACAACCAGGAAATCTGGACCGATGCCTACGGGCGCGTGAAGCTGCAGTTTCTCTGGGACCGGCTCGGCAAGAACGACGAGCGTTCCAGTTGTTGGGTGCGCGTTGCCGGCGCGTGGCACGGCGATCAGTTCGGCGGCGTTTTTCTTCCGCGTCGGGGGCAGGAGGTCGAGGTTGCCTTCGTCAATGGCGATCCGGACTTGCCGATCGTCGTGGGAAGCGCGGTGAACGCATTCAACATGCCGCCGTTCGCCTTGCCGGCGAATCAGGCGCTCGCCGGCTATCGCAGCAAGGAAATCGGCGGCCGTCGAGCGAATACGCTGGCTTTCGACGATACGAACGGCAAGATCCAGACGCATCTGTCGAGCGATGAAGGGTGTTCGCAGTTGAATCTGGGGTACATCACGCGTATTGCGGGGAATGCCGGGCGGCAGGAGGAGCGGGGGCGCGGGGTGGAGCTGCGGACGGACGGCCACGGCGTGTTTCGTGCGGGACGAGGGATGCTGCTTACAACGGAAACACGTCCGAATGCGCAAGCCCATATGACCGACATGAGCGAAACGACTGCACGGTTGGAGGAGGCCGCGCGTTGGCAGTCGACGATTGCTCAACTTGCGCAACAGGCCACGGCGCAAGACACGAACGCCCATCAGGAAGAAGTCGCCGAGGCGCTGGCCAAACAGAACGCCGCCGTACGCGGACCTCAAAGCCGCGCCGACGACGTTTTTCCCGAACTGGGTGCGCCGCACGTCGTCATTGCCGGCGCGGCCGGTATCCAGACCACCACCCCCGCGACAACGCATATCGCGAGCGGTCAGCACGTCGCGTTGACGAGCGGGGCACACATTGCGGCATCGGCGAGCGAGAGCGTCCTCGTCAGCGCTCAGGACTCGGTGCGTCATTTTGCAGCGCGTGGAGGCATGAAGTCCGTCGCGGCGGATGGCGATATCGACATACACGCACTGCAGAAAGCGATCAATCTGCTGGCTCTACTCGAGATCAACGTCACCAGCGACACGATCCATATCAAGGCCCGGAAGAAACTGGTTCTCAACGGTGGCGGAAGCTATATCGAGCTTGAGCAGGGCAGCATCAAAAGCGGCACCAGCGGTGTCTGGGTGGCACATGCAGCGACCCACTATTTCCCGAAACCCGACGAAGTACCCGTTGAGCTTCACGTTCCCAAGGTATGCATCGAATGTCTGCTGAAAGCTGCGAAGAGCGGTGCATCGATTGTGCCGCGGCTTTGA